A genomic region of Canis aureus isolate CA01 chromosome 16, VMU_Caureus_v.1.0, whole genome shotgun sequence contains the following coding sequences:
- the METTL2A gene encoding tRNA N(3)-cytidine methyltransferase METTL2A isoform X5, with the protein MADPYPECALAAVGEKRQQFGSRFLSDPARVFHHNAWDNVEWSEEQAAAAERKVRENSTQRVCQEKQVDYEVNAHKYWNEFYKIHENGFFKDRHWLFTEFPELAPSQNQNHLNDLLPENKRSKVPQCRSNEDGPGLQIEEQHKCSSNSLGHKMQMPPVEENVTQKLSHLEICVDEFPGSSATYRILEVGCGVGNTVFPILQTNNDPGLFVYCCDFSSTAVELVQTNSAYDPCRCFAFVHDLCDEDKSYPVPRDSLDIIILIFVLSAVVPDKMQKAINRLSRLLKPGGLMLLRDYGRYDMAQLRFKKGLIS; encoded by the exons ATGGCCGACCCTTACCCTGAATGCGCGCTGGCTGCGGTCGGCGAGAAGAGGCAGCAGTTTGGGAGCAGATTTCTGAGCGATCCGGCGCGCGTCTTCCACCATAATGCCTG GGACAATGTGGAGTGGTCGGAAGAGCAGGCCGCCGCGGCGGAGAGGAAAGTCCGGGAGAACAGTACCCAGCGGGTGTGCCAGGAGAAGCAAG TTGATTATGAGGTCAATGCCCACAAATATTGGAATGAATTCTACAAAATCCACGAAAATGGATTTTTCAAAGATAGACATTGGCTTTTCACTGAATTCCCAGAGTTGGCACCcagccaaaaccaaaaccactTGAATGATTTGCTCCCAGAGAACAAGAGGAGTAAAGTACCTCAATGTAGAAGCAATGAGGATGGACCTGGCTTACAAATAGAAGAACAACACAAGTGTTCTTCAAATAGCCTTGGACATAAAATGCAGATGCCTCCTGTGGAAGAAAACGTAACTCAGAAACTCAGTCACCTGGAAATCTGTGTGGATGAGTTCCCTGGGTCCTCAGCTACCTACAGAATACTTGAG GTTGGTTGTGGTGTGGGAAACACAGTCTTTCCGATTTTACAAACTAACAA TGACCCAGGACTCTTTGTTTACTGTTGTGATTTTTCTTCCACAGCTGTGGAACTGGTCCAG ACAAATTCAGCATATGATCCTTGTCGGTGCTTTGCCTTTGTTCACGATCTATGTGACGAAGATAAGAGTTACCCAGTGCCCAGGGATAGCCTTGATATTATCATCCTTATATTTGTTCTTTCAGCGGTTGTTCCAGACAA GATGCAGAAGGCTATCAACAGGCTGAGCAGACTTCTGAAACCGGGAGGGTTGATGCTTCTGCGAGATTATGGCCGCTATGACATGGCTCAGCTTCGGtttaaaaaag GTCTGATCTCTTGA
- the METTL2A gene encoding tRNA N(3)-cytidine methyltransferase METTL2A isoform X1: MADPYPECALAAVGEKRQQFGSRFLSDPARVFHHNAWDNVEWSEEQAAAAERKVRENSTQRVCQEKQVDYEVNAHKYWNEFYKIHENGFFKDRHWLFTEFPELAPSQNQNHLNDLLPENKRSKVPQCRSNEDGPGLQIEEQHKCSSNSLGHKMQMPPVEENVTQKLSHLEICVDEFPGSSATYRILEVGCGVGNTVFPILQTNNDPGLFVYCCDFSSTAVELVQTNSAYDPCRCFAFVHDLCDEDKSYPVPRDSLDIIILIFVLSAVVPDKMQKAINRLSRLLKPGGLMLLRDYGRYDMAQLRFKKGQCLSENFYVRGDGTRVYFFTQDELDTLFTTAGLEKVQNLVDRRLQVNRGKQLTMYRVWIQCKYRKPLLSGTG; encoded by the exons ATGGCCGACCCTTACCCTGAATGCGCGCTGGCTGCGGTCGGCGAGAAGAGGCAGCAGTTTGGGAGCAGATTTCTGAGCGATCCGGCGCGCGTCTTCCACCATAATGCCTG GGACAATGTGGAGTGGTCGGAAGAGCAGGCCGCCGCGGCGGAGAGGAAAGTCCGGGAGAACAGTACCCAGCGGGTGTGCCAGGAGAAGCAAG TTGATTATGAGGTCAATGCCCACAAATATTGGAATGAATTCTACAAAATCCACGAAAATGGATTTTTCAAAGATAGACATTGGCTTTTCACTGAATTCCCAGAGTTGGCACCcagccaaaaccaaaaccactTGAATGATTTGCTCCCAGAGAACAAGAGGAGTAAAGTACCTCAATGTAGAAGCAATGAGGATGGACCTGGCTTACAAATAGAAGAACAACACAAGTGTTCTTCAAATAGCCTTGGACATAAAATGCAGATGCCTCCTGTGGAAGAAAACGTAACTCAGAAACTCAGTCACCTGGAAATCTGTGTGGATGAGTTCCCTGGGTCCTCAGCTACCTACAGAATACTTGAG GTTGGTTGTGGTGTGGGAAACACAGTCTTTCCGATTTTACAAACTAACAA TGACCCAGGACTCTTTGTTTACTGTTGTGATTTTTCTTCCACAGCTGTGGAACTGGTCCAG ACAAATTCAGCATATGATCCTTGTCGGTGCTTTGCCTTTGTTCACGATCTATGTGACGAAGATAAGAGTTACCCAGTGCCCAGGGATAGCCTTGATATTATCATCCTTATATTTGTTCTTTCAGCGGTTGTTCCAGACAA GATGCAGAAGGCTATCAACAGGCTGAGCAGACTTCTGAAACCGGGAGGGTTGATGCTTCTGCGAGATTATGGCCGCTATGACATGGCTCAGCTTCGGtttaaaaaag GTCAGTGTCTGTCTGAAAATTTCTATGTGAGAGGTGATGGTACTAGAGTTTACTTCTTCACACAAG ATGAGCTGGATACACTTTTCACTACTGCTGGACTGGAAAAGGTTCAGAACCTGGTGGATCGCCGATTGCAAGTGAACCGAGGGAAACAGCTGACAATGTACCGCGTTTGGATTCAGTGCAAATACCGCAAGCCTCTCCTGTCCGGCACTGGCTAA
- the METTL2A gene encoding tRNA N(3)-cytidine methyltransferase METTL2A isoform X2: MPGTMWSGRKSRPPRRRGKSGRTVPSGCARRSKVRPVDYEVNAHKYWNEFYKIHENGFFKDRHWLFTEFPELAPSQNQNHLNDLLPENKRSKVPQCRSNEDGPGLQIEEQHKCSSNSLGHKMQMPPVEENVTQKLSHLEICVDEFPGSSATYRILEVGCGVGNTVFPILQTNNDPGLFVYCCDFSSTAVELVQTNSAYDPCRCFAFVHDLCDEDKSYPVPRDSLDIIILIFVLSAVVPDKMQKAINRLSRLLKPGGLMLLRDYGRYDMAQLRFKKGQCLSENFYVRGDGTRVYFFTQDELDTLFTTAGLEKVQNLVDRRLQVNRGKQLTMYRVWIQCKYRKPLLSGTG; the protein is encoded by the exons ATGCCTG GGACAATGTGGAGTGGTCGGAAGAGCAGGCCGCCGCGGCGGAGAGGAAAGTCCGGGAGAACAGTACCCAGCGGGTGTGCCAGGAGAAGCAAGGTGCGCCCAG TTGATTATGAGGTCAATGCCCACAAATATTGGAATGAATTCTACAAAATCCACGAAAATGGATTTTTCAAAGATAGACATTGGCTTTTCACTGAATTCCCAGAGTTGGCACCcagccaaaaccaaaaccactTGAATGATTTGCTCCCAGAGAACAAGAGGAGTAAAGTACCTCAATGTAGAAGCAATGAGGATGGACCTGGCTTACAAATAGAAGAACAACACAAGTGTTCTTCAAATAGCCTTGGACATAAAATGCAGATGCCTCCTGTGGAAGAAAACGTAACTCAGAAACTCAGTCACCTGGAAATCTGTGTGGATGAGTTCCCTGGGTCCTCAGCTACCTACAGAATACTTGAG GTTGGTTGTGGTGTGGGAAACACAGTCTTTCCGATTTTACAAACTAACAA TGACCCAGGACTCTTTGTTTACTGTTGTGATTTTTCTTCCACAGCTGTGGAACTGGTCCAG ACAAATTCAGCATATGATCCTTGTCGGTGCTTTGCCTTTGTTCACGATCTATGTGACGAAGATAAGAGTTACCCAGTGCCCAGGGATAGCCTTGATATTATCATCCTTATATTTGTTCTTTCAGCGGTTGTTCCAGACAA GATGCAGAAGGCTATCAACAGGCTGAGCAGACTTCTGAAACCGGGAGGGTTGATGCTTCTGCGAGATTATGGCCGCTATGACATGGCTCAGCTTCGGtttaaaaaag GTCAGTGTCTGTCTGAAAATTTCTATGTGAGAGGTGATGGTACTAGAGTTTACTTCTTCACACAAG ATGAGCTGGATACACTTTTCACTACTGCTGGACTGGAAAAGGTTCAGAACCTGGTGGATCGCCGATTGCAAGTGAACCGAGGGAAACAGCTGACAATGTACCGCGTTTGGATTCAGTGCAAATACCGCAAGCCTCTCCTGTCCGGCACTGGCTAA